The following proteins are encoded in a genomic region of Rhinoraja longicauda isolate Sanriku21f chromosome 28, sRhiLon1.1, whole genome shotgun sequence:
- the LOC144607191 gene encoding ciliary microtubule associated protein 1A-like: MDNNTEKAYAPIAARERGPGPGRYRLPPTIGFMGHDLTKHMNPAYTFGRKHSGALYYNSCSPGPRYYVDPKITRFGRNGTPSHSMAARVKTRDLSQIPGTPGPGAYNPECTPHLNEHRSPAYTMGSRTRYRKLDTVPAPNSYTLPSLMGPKVPTKPSSACFSVTGRTRREDLSKTPGPGRYNRTDPNIYLRKQPVYTMLGRHDLPTYCTQTPGPGAHSPEKVTITNPNVPAFSLGMRHSEYVTPLIIDISD; the protein is encoded by the exons ATGGACAACAACACCGAGAAGGCTTATGCCCCAATTGCAGCTCGGGAGCGAG GGCCTGGACCAGGGAGATACCGATTGCCACCCACCATTGGGTTTATGGGCCACGATCTTACCAAGCACATGAATCCAGCCTACACCTTTGGGAGAAAACACAGTGGAGCAT TGTATTACAACAGCTGCAGCCCCGGACCCCGGTACTACGTTGATCCAAAGATCACTCGATTCGGCAGGAACGGAACTCCATCCCACTCCATGGCAGCCCGAGTGAAGACCCGCG ATCTTTCCCAGATACCAGGAACACCTGGACCAGGAGCATATAATCCGGAGTGCACGCCCCACCTCAATGAACACAGGTCGCCAGCTTACACAATGGGATCCCGAACCAGATACCGCAAGCTGGACACAGTGCCTGCTCCAAATAGCTACACGCTTCCATCCCTGATGGGACCAAAGGTTCCTACCAAGCCCTCCAGTGCTTGTTTTTCGGTTACTGGGAGAACAAGGAGAGAAGATCTGTCCAAAACCCCCGGCCCTGGCAGGTACAACCGCACTGACCCCAATATTTACCTCCGCAAACAGCCAGTGTACACAATGCTGGGTCGACACGACTTGCCCACCTACTGTACTCAGACGCCAGGACCTGGAGCACACAGCCCGGAGAAGGTGACCATCACTAACCCCAATGTCCCGGCATTTTCACTGGGAATGAGGCACTCAGAGTACGTCACCCCTCTTATcattgacatttcagattga